The window ACATGCGCCCCGAGCGATTGGCGGCATCGGATCGCACGACGCAATCCTTGGTCATATGGACTCGGCCCAGAGGCTACTTTGATGCCAACCGCGACACAATGATGTTGGATGGAAAAACCGACATCCCTGGTGTCGCCAAAGGTATGAGTGCAGGCATTTCAAGCGTCAGAATCCGGATGGATGAATCGCCACAACGGTCTGTTGCAGCTGAATTCAACGGTGAACAACTGAAGGGTTTGACTTGGCCCGCTTCACAAGGTCACATCACCGTGTTAGAACTCACCTACTGATTGCGGCAAGGCCAATTCAAGAATATTTGAATTCGATGACATCAGCCCATTGTATTTTTCACAAATGAGAGCACCATGACTATACGAACTTTGTTTCTGTTAACCGCTTTCATGATGGGGCAATCTGCCATGGCCATTGAAGAACCCGCGTTCAAAGTCACCCTGAAGGCCGACGTCTTTGAGGTCCGTCAGTATGCACCCACGCTGATTGCAGAAACCTTGGTTGAGGGCGACATGGACGAGGCGTCTAACAAAGGTTTTCGACGCATCGCAGACTATATTTTTGGCAACAATCGCGCTGCTCAGTCTGGCAGCAGCGCCAAGATTGCCATGACGGCTCCCGTGACGGTAGAGCCGCAATCTGAAAAGATTGCCATGACAGCGCCAGTCACGATGAGCGCAGCCACCAAGGACATGCGAGAAGCCAAACTTTGGCGTGTGCATTTTGTGATGCCTTCGCAATACACCCTGAGCAGCATCCCTCAACCGAACAACCCTGATGTGAAGCTCAAGGAAGTGCCCGGAAAGTTGATGGCTGTTCACAGTTACACCGGGTTCAATACGATGGCTAAAGTTCAAAGCAAAACCGATGAACTGCTCTCATGGTTGCAGCAAAAAAACTTCAACGCCATTGGCGCCCCTCAACTCTCGCGCTACGACCCGCCCTGGACATTGCCCATGTTCAGGCGCAATGAAATCATGGTTGAGGTAGAAAAATAATTGGGGTCAGATCAACATTAATTTGGTCATTCAAAGGGGCTGAAGGCTAAGGAATGCTTCCTCATACTGGAGTACCAGAAATCGTTCAGCACCCCTTAGCCTTCAGCCCCTTTGAATGGAAATTAATGTGGATCTGACCCCAATTATTTTTTTTGTGCCAAGCTGAATTCTCGCCACAAGAGGTACAGGCCGCTGAGTACGACAATGCCAGCACCCAGCACAACTGCGGCGTCTGGAATTTGGCCAAAGACAAGCCAGCCACCTAAGCTCATGTAAATAATTTGCTGATACAAAAAGGGGCCGAGCACGGCAGCTGTCGCGTAGCGATGAGCCAATGCAGAGGCTGTGTGACCTAAGCCGCCCGTTAAACCCGCCAAAACCAAAACACACCAAACTTGCCATGAGTCGGGGGTTTGCCAGTACCCAATTGCAAACGGGGCCAGCACCACAGAAGGCACCGTGGCCGAAGCCAGTTGGGTCGAAACGGGATGATCACTGCCAGCCAGTCGGCGGGTCATTAAATTGAAGGCGGCATAAAGCAAAGCATTCAAAATGCTCAACAAAATTGCCGGATGAAAGCCGTGACTTCCTGGTCGAATGATCACAAGCACGCCAACAAATCCCATGCAAATGGCCATCCACTTTTTGGCGTCCAGCCGTTCATGCAGCCACAAAGCAGAAATGAGCGCAATCAAAATAGGCACTGAAAACTGCACAGCCCCAGTTTCGGCCAACTGCAAATACTGCAATGCAAAAAAGTTCAGCCCCGTCATGAGGGCCAACATCACCCCCCGAAGCAATTGCAATCGCGGATTGTGAATTTTGAACAACGCCACACCCATCGATGGCATGAAGATGGCAGTGGTCAACAAGGTGTGAAACACAAACCTGAGCCATACCACTTGCAACACAGGCACCGTTTGCACCAACCACTTGGCACTGGTGTCGAGCACCGCAAACATCAAGGTGGTGGCGGTGACCAGCGCAA is drawn from Limnohabitans sp. 103DPR2 and contains these coding sequences:
- a CDS encoding SOUL family heme-binding protein, encoding MTIRTLFLLTAFMMGQSAMAIEEPAFKVTLKADVFEVRQYAPTLIAETLVEGDMDEASNKGFRRIADYIFGNNRAAQSGSSAKIAMTAPVTVEPQSEKIAMTAPVTMSAATKDMREAKLWRVHFVMPSQYTLSSIPQPNNPDVKLKEVPGKLMAVHSYTGFNTMAKVQSKTDELLSWLQQKNFNAIGAPQLSRYDPPWTLPMFRRNEIMVEVEK
- a CDS encoding DMT family transporter produces the protein MGSDQHLSDTARNRQIGIALVTATTLMFAVLDTSAKWLVQTVPVLQVVWLRFVFHTLLTTAIFMPSMGVALFKIHNPRLQLLRGVMLALMTGLNFFALQYLQLAETGAVQFSVPILIALISALWLHERLDAKKWMAICMGFVGVLVIIRPGSHGFHPAILLSILNALLYAAFNLMTRRLAGSDHPVSTQLASATVPSVVLAPFAIGYWQTPDSWQVWCVLVLAGLTGGLGHTASALAHRYATAAVLGPFLYQQIIYMSLGGWLVFGQIPDAAVVLGAGIVVLSGLYLLWREFSLAQKK